A window of Nocardia arthritidis genomic DNA:
TCGGCCCGGCAAGGCGCGGGCCCGCGCATGTTTATGCTGACCGCATGACTTCTCGGCCAGTTACCTCCCCGGCCAGGTCGGTCGATGACTACCGCGACAGCATCGAGCGGCTGCTGCGGCCGCTCGCCGCGCGCGCGGTGCGCTCGGCCGCGGTGCCCGAGGCGCTGGGCAGACAGTTGGCGACGGATGTGCGTTCACCGATCGACCTGCCGGTATTCCGCAATTCGGCGATGGACGGCTACGCGGTGCGCGCCGCGTCGGTGGTGGTGGCGCCGGTGACGCTGCCGGTGGCCGGGGTGGTCGCGGCGGGCGCCGCCGGGCAGACGCCGCTGCCCGCGGGCGCGGCGATGAAGGTGATGACCGGCGCGCCGATACCGCCCGGCGCCGATTGCGTTGTCCCGGTGGAAGATGTTCGCGCCGAAGGGGATTCGATCGTCGTCGAGCGCGGTCGCGCGGCAGGCGAATTCGTGCGCGAGGCGGGCGCCGATGTGCGGACCGGCGAGCTGCTGGTGCGCGCCGGAACGGCGTTGGCGCCGAGGCATATCGCGGCGCTCGCGGCGGTCGGGCTCGCGGAAGTTCCCGTCTTCCAGCCGATTCGGGCCGCGGTGATCACCACCGGCGACGAACTCGTCCCCGCCGCAACACCATTGCGTCCCGGCCAGATCTACAATTCCAACGGCATCGCGCTCGCCGCGGCGCTGATCGCGAACGGGGTCGAGGTCGTCTCCGTGGAGCACAGCACCGACGATCCCGGCGTCTTCCGCCGATTGCTTTCCGCCGCGACGAGTTCCGCCGATATCGTGTTCACCTCCGGCGGCGTGTCCAAGGGCGATTTCGAGGTGGTCAAGGACGTATTGGCGCCGCTCGGTGGGCAATTCGGCTCGGTCGCGATGCAGCCGGGCGGGCCGCAGGGGCTCACCGTGGTGGACGGCGTTGCGGTGCTGAGCTTTCCGGGTAATCCGGTGAGCACCATGGTGTCGTTCGAGGTGCTCGCCCGCCCGATACTGCGCGCGCTCGCCGGACTGCCGCCGGTGCCCGGCCACGAGCTCCCGCTGCGCAATGCCATCCGCTCGCCGGAGGGGCGCAGGCAGTTCCTGCGCGGCACGCTGGAGCGCGGCGGACCGCATGCGGATCCGGTGGCGGTGGCGGTGGCCTCCGGGCCCGGATCGCATCTCGTCGCCGGTATGGCCTGGGCGGATGTGCTGATCGATGTGCCCGCCGAGGTCACCTCGCTGCCGATCGGCGCGACTGTGCGAGTCTGGACACTATGAGTGAGTTGTCGCATGTCGACCGGGACGGCCGCGCCCGCATGGTCGACGTGAGCGCGAAGGCCGAGACCGCGAGGATCGCCGTCGCCGCTGGCGAACTGCGGACCACCGCGGAGGTGGTGCGGCTTGTCCGGGCCGACGGCATG
This region includes:
- a CDS encoding molybdopterin molybdotransferase MoeA, whose product is MTSRPVTSPARSVDDYRDSIERLLRPLAARAVRSAAVPEALGRQLATDVRSPIDLPVFRNSAMDGYAVRAASVVVAPVTLPVAGVVAAGAAGQTPLPAGAAMKVMTGAPIPPGADCVVPVEDVRAEGDSIVVERGRAAGEFVREAGADVRTGELLVRAGTALAPRHIAALAAVGLAEVPVFQPIRAAVITTGDELVPAATPLRPGQIYNSNGIALAAALIANGVEVVSVEHSTDDPGVFRRLLSAATSSADIVFTSGGVSKGDFEVVKDVLAPLGGQFGSVAMQPGGPQGLTVVDGVAVLSFPGNPVSTMVSFEVLARPILRALAGLPPVPGHELPLRNAIRSPEGRRQFLRGTLERGGPHADPVAVAVASGPGSHLVAGMAWADVLIDVPAEVTSLPIGATVRVWTL